The DNA region TTAAATTAGATAAACGTAAAATGGACTTGGACGAACCAATCCGTTCATTTGGTTACACAAATGTACCTGTAAAATTACATCATGAGGTTGAAGCTACTATTCGCGTACATATCGTCGAAGAATAGGGCTAGTCTATCTATATATTGGAGGCTAGGATGTATTCCTGGCCTCCTATTTTATTCAATTTTTATATCAATGTGCTTATGTTTTTTAGTATAATAGTTAGGTGATGGAGGTGCTGACTTGGCGGAGAATTTAGATCATACAACACCGCCTCAAAGTATAGAGGCTGAGCAAGCTGTGCTCGGTGCCATCTTACTTGATTCCGATGTGTTCATTTCAGTGCTGGAGTATGTTTCTGCCGATGATTTTTATAGTCGTGCAAACCAACTTATTTTTGAAGCGATGGAAGAACTGAACCGGGATGATGAGGCAATTGATGCGTTAACGGTTCAACAAAAATTAAATAACATGCATATGCTTGAAAATGTTGGCGGCTATGAGTACATTTTCCAATTGGCAAATGATACGCCGACTGCAGCGAATGCGGAATATTATGCCCGCATAGTTGAAGAGAAATCTTTATTGAGAAAGCTGATTCAAGCTTCTAATAAGATTGCCCGCGAGAGTTTTGAGCAAGAAGAGTCAGTATCTGTCATTTTAGATGAGGCTGAGAAGTCTATTTTAAATGTAGCAGAGAATCGAAATCGAAATGGGTTTATCCATATTCGAGATGTCGTGTTCGAGTCTATGCAAAATTTAGATGATTTATCTAAAAATGGTCAGGACGTAACAGGGATTCCAACTGGTTATCCTGATCTGGATGCCATGACAGCTGGACTGCAACCAGAAGAGTTGATTATTCTGGCAGCACGTCCAGCCGTTGGTAAGACAGCCTTTGCTTTGAATATCGCACAGAATGTGGCTACTAAGCAAGATGGTGTTGTCGCGGTCTTTTCTTTGGAGATGGGGGCTGGATCTCTGGTAAATCGTATGATTTGTGCGGAAGGTAGTATAAATGCTGGTCATTTAAGGACTGGACAGTTAACAGAAGATGAATGGTCAGATTTGATCGTTGCTTCAGGGGCGCTATCGGAAGCAGATATTTATATCGATGATACACCAGGTATCAGAGTAACCGAAATTCGTTCTAAGAGTAGACGCCTACTTAAAGAGCGTGGGCGGCTGGACTTAATTGTGATAGACTACCTTCAATTAATTGAAGGGTCTGGTAAACGAAATGAAAACAGACAACAAGAAGTGTCTGATATTTCGCGACAATTAAAGAAAATTGCCAAAGAATTACACGTGCCTGTAATCGCGTTATCTCAGTTATCACGTGGTGTGGAACAGCGACAGGATAAACGTCCCGTTCTTTCTGACATTCGTGAGTCGGGATCAATCGAGCAGGATGCGGATATCGTTGCCTTCCTATATCGTGATGATTATTACGAACGTGGCGAGGGCGAAGAAGATGATGGTGGTGGCGAACCGAGATTGGAAGATAATATCGTAGAGGTTATTATCGAGAAAAACCGGTCCGGTGCGCGTGGGACAGTGAAACTTATTTTTACAAAAGAATTTAACAAATTTTCATCAGTGAGCTTTAGAACTGATGATGAAATGTTTGCATAACAGAGAGGAAAATCATTTATGTCAGGGATTGTCGTAGTAGGTACACAGTGGGGAGACGAAGGTAAAGGTAA from Aerococcus urinaeequi includes:
- the dnaB gene encoding replicative DNA helicase, with protein sequence MAENLDHTTPPQSIEAEQAVLGAILLDSDVFISVLEYVSADDFYSRANQLIFEAMEELNRDDEAIDALTVQQKLNNMHMLENVGGYEYIFQLANDTPTAANAEYYARIVEEKSLLRKLIQASNKIARESFEQEESVSVILDEAEKSILNVAENRNRNGFIHIRDVVFESMQNLDDLSKNGQDVTGIPTGYPDLDAMTAGLQPEELIILAARPAVGKTAFALNIAQNVATKQDGVVAVFSLEMGAGSLVNRMICAEGSINAGHLRTGQLTEDEWSDLIVASGALSEADIYIDDTPGIRVTEIRSKSRRLLKERGRLDLIVIDYLQLIEGSGKRNENRQQEVSDISRQLKKIAKELHVPVIALSQLSRGVEQRQDKRPVLSDIRESGSIEQDADIVAFLYRDDYYERGEGEEDDGGGEPRLEDNIVEVIIEKNRSGARGTVKLIFTKEFNKFSSVSFRTDDEMFA